One Alphaproteobacteria bacterium LSUCC0396 genomic region harbors:
- a CDS encoding branched-chain amino acid ABC transporter permease, producing the protein MNEKIAYIGLGVFGVLGPFLFPDYTLQIAMLWIMVLMASTWDITGGQMGYNSLGNITFFGVGMYISAAVQVSMFYDLADYTASYGAIKPVFTEAQYYTGLSIGIIAAGLGCVALSLLLGLAVFGLRGPYFAIGTLGVAVAAREVAGTIDTIGGGAGISMPFLPLPIEYRSAFFYVLCFVLAVLAHFVIRWLFSTQFGLAANAIRDDEDKAEAMGIPTLRYKQVGWAIAAFFMGCMGAVFGNMVGYIEPLEVAFPVATFGIFMVAMSLLGGKGTLWGPVLGAILFHIVKETTWTYLLGLQWVVLGLILIVNIVYFQQGIMGWLQAKYPEKFGIVVDRSNTQTKEEA; encoded by the coding sequence ATGAATGAAAAAATCGCTTATATAGGGCTCGGCGTCTTTGGTGTTCTCGGCCCGTTCTTGTTTCCCGATTACACGTTGCAGATAGCGATGTTGTGGATCATGGTCCTCATGGCATCCACTTGGGACATTACCGGTGGCCAGATGGGTTATAACTCTCTTGGTAATATCACTTTCTTTGGCGTTGGCATGTATATTTCCGCTGCTGTGCAGGTGTCGATGTTCTATGACCTGGCTGACTACACCGCTTCTTATGGAGCGATTAAACCGGTTTTTACTGAGGCACAATACTACACCGGACTAAGTATTGGGATCATTGCAGCTGGGCTGGGATGTGTTGCGTTGTCTTTGTTATTAGGTCTTGCGGTGTTTGGCTTGCGTGGTCCTTATTTCGCAATCGGGACTTTGGGGGTTGCGGTAGCGGCACGTGAAGTTGCTGGCACTATCGATACGATTGGCGGAGGCGCGGGTATATCCATGCCATTCCTTCCGCTGCCCATTGAATACCGCTCAGCTTTTTTCTACGTGCTTTGCTTTGTTTTGGCTGTGTTGGCACATTTTGTTATTAGATGGTTGTTTAGCACTCAGTTTGGTTTGGCGGCGAACGCTATCCGAGATGACGAGGATAAAGCTGAAGCGATGGGTATTCCGACCTTGCGTTACAAACAGGTGGGGTGGGCGATTGCCGCATTCTTCATGGGGTGCATGGGGGCGGTCTTTGGTAACATGGTCGGCTACATCGAGCCGCTTGAGGTAGCTTTCCCAGTTGCTACATTCGGGATTTTTATGGTGGCGATGTCCCTACTTGGCGGTAAGGGTACATTGTGGGGCCCTGTGCTCGGTGCCATTTTGTTCCACATTGTCAAGGAAACCACTTGGACATATTTGCTCGGTTTGCAATGGGTTGTCCTGGGTCTGATACTCATTGTCAATATCGTGTATTTCCAGCAGGGCATTATGGGGTGGCTGCAGGCGAAATACCCAGAAAAATTTGGCATTGTTGTCGATCGTTCAAACACACAAACGAAAGAGGAGGCATAG
- a CDS encoding amino acid ABC transporter substrate-binding protein, with translation MYKKYSVAMGAALAVGLAGIAGSAMAKVEGDTIILGSAISLSGKYSTNGLHTQKGYDFAAKKINDAGGVKVGGKSYKLAIKYYDDESAASRATQLAERLIQQDGIQFMLGPYSTGMTKAVAPVTEKFKVPMVEAEGASRALFTQGYKYMFAVLSTSEYYLAPVLDLVAQKAKSGWKAPSDLRIGMAFENDGFSLDVRAGVLDVAKKYNMKIVIDDKLPADLSDMSATLTKFKALKPDILLVSGHSKGAATAARQIEEMKVQAPVIAITHCEAAKVPQKFPKAANGILCPTQWLSNLPNKEEIFGDAGTYDKEFKAAYPEYAAEIPYQTTQASAAVLVFKDAFERANSFDRDAVRDALAATDMDTFYGPIKFAPEGNNIAKPMYYRQINAQGGYDNVVTFKDMVHPRKVDY, from the coding sequence ATGTATAAGAAGTACAGCGTAGCTATGGGCGCCGCTCTTGCGGTAGGGCTCGCAGGAATAGCTGGTAGCGCGATGGCAAAAGTCGAGGGGGATACTATTATCCTTGGTTCAGCAATCTCTCTTTCAGGGAAATACTCCACAAACGGCTTGCACACGCAAAAGGGGTATGATTTTGCTGCAAAGAAAATCAACGACGCTGGCGGAGTAAAGGTCGGCGGTAAATCATATAAGCTTGCGATCAAGTACTATGACGACGAATCTGCAGCATCGCGTGCGACGCAGCTTGCCGAGCGCTTGATCCAGCAGGATGGTATTCAGTTTATGCTCGGACCATACTCAACGGGCATGACCAAAGCCGTTGCGCCCGTAACTGAAAAATTTAAAGTGCCGATGGTTGAGGCTGAGGGTGCATCTCGTGCGCTGTTTACGCAGGGCTACAAATATATGTTTGCAGTGCTGTCTACCTCTGAATATTACTTGGCGCCAGTCCTTGACTTGGTGGCCCAAAAAGCCAAGTCGGGTTGGAAGGCTCCGAGTGATCTGCGAATTGGGATGGCCTTCGAGAATGATGGTTTCTCGCTCGATGTGCGTGCGGGTGTTCTTGATGTTGCAAAAAAATACAATATGAAGATCGTTATCGATGACAAGTTGCCGGCTGATTTGTCGGATATGTCGGCAACCTTGACCAAGTTCAAAGCGTTGAAGCCTGACATTCTGCTTGTTTCTGGTCACTCCAAGGGTGCAGCCACTGCAGCTCGCCAGATTGAAGAAATGAAGGTGCAGGCTCCGGTCATTGCGATCACGCACTGTGAGGCTGCAAAAGTTCCCCAAAAGTTTCCAAAGGCCGCTAATGGGATTCTTTGTCCAACGCAGTGGTTGAGTAACCTGCCAAACAAAGAGGAAATCTTCGGCGATGCAGGTACTTACGACAAGGAGTTCAAAGCTGCCTATCCAGAGTATGCGGCCGAAATTCCTTATCAGACCACTCAGGCTTCTGCTGCTGTGTTGGTGTTCAAGGATGCTTTTGAAAGAGCCAACAGCTTTGACCGTGATGCGGTTCGCGATGCACTAGCTGCAACAGATATGGACACCTTCTACGGCCCAATCAAATTTGCGCCGGAAGGTAACAATATCGCCAAGCCAATGTATTATCGTCAGATCAACGCTCAAGGTGGCTATGATAACGTAGTTACCTTTAAGGATATGGTTCACCCCCGGAAAGTGGACTACTAA
- a CDS encoding ABC transporter ATP-binding protein, translating into MSVDQVAREAASIAANAPTSKELEKLANNENYLTINNLRAGYGKMEILHEFSLRIGRGQSLCLIGPNGAGKSTVLHSIFGFTNIFSGSIIVDGKDVTALTPSQKLSEAGIAYILQDKSVFPQMTVEENLLMGGFLKDRPAEAKAAAEMVFDKYSRLADRRDKPAGVLSGGERRLLEISRALVMQPQVLLVDEPSIGLEPRFIDMVFEILDDLQKKDGKTIIMVEQNAKKGLAFADIGYVLVSGETAIADTGNALLENPDVGRLFLGG; encoded by the coding sequence ATGTCGGTTGATCAGGTTGCCCGCGAAGCAGCTTCGATTGCGGCCAACGCACCCACCAGCAAGGAACTGGAAAAGCTGGCTAATAATGAGAATTATCTGACCATCAACAACCTTCGGGCTGGCTATGGCAAAATGGAAATTTTGCATGAATTCAGCCTGCGCATTGGACGCGGTCAGTCATTGTGCCTGATCGGGCCGAATGGTGCCGGTAAATCAACCGTGCTGCATTCGATCTTTGGCTTTACCAATATCTTTTCCGGCTCGATCATCGTTGACGGGAAAGACGTAACAGCGTTGACTCCATCGCAAAAACTGTCAGAAGCAGGCATTGCATACATCCTTCAGGATAAGTCAGTGTTCCCGCAAATGACTGTTGAGGAAAACTTGCTGATGGGTGGCTTTTTGAAAGACCGTCCAGCCGAGGCAAAAGCTGCTGCTGAAATGGTGTTTGATAAATATAGCCGTCTCGCTGATCGCCGTGACAAACCTGCAGGGGTTCTCTCGGGTGGTGAGCGCCGTCTGTTGGAAATTTCTCGGGCGTTGGTCATGCAGCCGCAGGTTCTTCTTGTTGACGAGCCGTCAATTGGTCTTGAGCCGCGCTTCATCGACATGGTGTTTGAAATTCTTGATGACCTTCAAAAGAAGGACGGCAAGACAATCATCATGGTTGAACAGAATGCCAAAAAAGGCCTGGCCTTTGCCGATATTGGCTATGTTCTTGTGTCGGGTGAAACGGCGATTGCCGATACTGGCAATGCATTGCTGGAAAATCCGGACGTTGGCCGGTTGTTCCTTGGCGGCTAA
- a CDS encoding ABC transporter ATP-binding protein, giving the protein MADPIIAVENVSKSYGGVKANVDISMAVERGSITGIIGPNGCGKTTLFNSIVGYHPIDSGSIKFDNTEISDLRVGDIARLGMLRTFQQTRIYSKMDCVDNMQISVSHRDGSKNSMFASRRGEIRDRAEHLLEFVGLYSKRNLISGDLSFGQQKLLEFAMALMNEPKVLLLDEPTAGINPTLINGLIDRLRRANEELGITLCVIEHNMRVIMNLASHIYCLSNGKMLASGKPEDLQNDPRVIDAYLGGH; this is encoded by the coding sequence ATGGCTGATCCGATTATCGCAGTTGAAAACGTCTCTAAATCTTATGGTGGTGTTAAAGCTAACGTGGATATATCGATGGCTGTTGAGCGTGGCTCAATAACAGGCATTATAGGTCCGAACGGCTGTGGCAAGACAACATTGTTCAATTCGATTGTGGGATATCATCCAATTGATAGTGGTTCGATCAAATTTGACAATACCGAAATATCAGATCTACGTGTTGGCGATATTGCACGTCTTGGAATGTTGCGGACTTTTCAGCAGACCCGCATTTATAGCAAGATGGATTGTGTTGATAACATGCAGATTTCGGTATCGCACCGAGACGGTTCGAAAAACTCTATGTTTGCCAGTCGTCGTGGTGAAATACGCGACCGTGCTGAGCATTTGCTTGAATTTGTCGGTCTTTATTCCAAGCGGAATCTGATCTCTGGCGATTTGTCCTTTGGTCAGCAAAAGCTGTTGGAATTTGCGATGGCATTGATGAACGAGCCAAAAGTGCTGCTTCTTGATGAACCTACTGCCGGTATCAACCCGACATTGATCAATGGATTGATTGACCGGTTAAGACGGGCGAATGAAGAGCTTGGCATCACCTTATGTGTGATCGAACATAATATGCGGGTGATCATGAACCTGGCATCGCACATCTATTGCCTGTCAAACGGCAAGATGCTGGCGAGTGGCAAACCAGAAGATTTGCAGAATGATCCACGCGTTATTGACGCGTATCTTGGAGGGCACTAA
- a CDS encoding branched-chain amino acid ABC transporter permease, with protein sequence MLDNLQLLFVLAPVMNVQMIFDGIFIGAVFALAAYGLALVWGVMNVKNLAQGDFVILGGFLAFTSNNMGIHPVLSLPFVAVIMFIFGLVVYQLVIKRVIDNDMFVSLLATFGLSLFLQQVMNLIYGPEVQTVDSHMYIATMFDGFVTVPTVKIVSLGLAAVFATAIIIFMKRSRMGQAIRATAQDARAARVLGINTDRVYAFTYALNAAICGVAGVLVSMIWVIQPFYGIVYSLRTFAIVTAAGLGNLPGVIGMSFVLGWVEQYAGIIAGAEWQIAAAVFVLIGVLLWRQIQMRRQRQVVR encoded by the coding sequence ATGTTAGATAATTTACAATTGCTGTTCGTTCTTGCCCCCGTGATGAACGTGCAAATGATTTTTGATGGTATCTTTATTGGTGCTGTTTTCGCGCTCGCGGCGTATGGTCTGGCGCTTGTTTGGGGTGTCATGAACGTTAAAAATCTTGCTCAGGGAGACTTTGTTATCCTTGGAGGATTTTTGGCTTTTACATCGAATAATATGGGTATTCATCCCGTGTTATCGTTACCATTTGTTGCTGTAATTATGTTCATTTTTGGCCTGGTCGTTTACCAATTGGTAATCAAGCGGGTGATAGACAACGACATGTTCGTATCTTTGCTAGCGACGTTTGGCTTATCGTTGTTCTTGCAACAGGTAATGAACCTGATTTATGGGCCTGAAGTGCAAACTGTTGACTCGCACATGTACATCGCGACTATGTTCGACGGCTTTGTGACTGTGCCAACAGTAAAGATCGTGTCTCTGGGCTTGGCAGCTGTTTTTGCGACAGCAATTATCATATTTATGAAGCGATCTCGGATGGGTCAGGCCATCCGTGCCACAGCCCAGGATGCAAGAGCAGCGAGGGTGCTGGGCATTAATACAGATAGGGTTTATGCATTCACTTATGCATTAAATGCAGCTATTTGTGGTGTTGCTGGTGTCTTGGTCTCGATGATTTGGGTTATCCAGCCTTTCTACGGGATTGTGTACTCGTTACGTACATTTGCTATCGTAACGGCAGCTGGCCTGGGTAATCTTCCTGGTGTAATCGGGATGAGCTTTGTTCTTGGCTGGGTTGAACAATATGCCGGCATCATTGCTGGCGCTGAGTGGCAAATAGCGGCAGCGGTGTTTGTGCTGATTGGTGTTCTCTTATGGCGTCAGATTCAAATGCGCCGTCAAAGACAGGTGGTTCGGTAA